The following proteins are co-located in the Gemmatimonadota bacterium genome:
- a CDS encoding site-specific DNA-methyltransferase, with translation MPNRSHHNRGHIGINTLKKSGKAHSSLLGVVQKPVEKTYHAVFQSDCLETLSTLPDESVQLIICDPPYNISIADWDAYENYQSWALEWLTESCRVLRESGNLVIFGGLQYQSESGTGDLLSLVSEIRHKNLFNLVNLIIWNYPNGMSAHRFFANRHEEIVWFAKSKKYYFDLDSVREPYDSKTKTIYLRDKRLRPESIEKGRNPTNVWKIPRLGANSKERVGHPTQKPIPLINRLVTSLSYEGSLVLDFFAGSGVSSRVSMAKGRHSISTDIDASIIVYFQNHLERWKERDLFSDTQIPTQLFDESGYHEFLELVFDSM, from the coding sequence ATGCCAAATCGGTCGCACCATAACCGAGGTCACATCGGTATAAACACATTAAAAAAGTCAGGCAAAGCGCACAGTTCGCTTTTAGGTGTTGTACAAAAACCTGTTGAAAAAACCTATCACGCTGTGTTTCAATCGGACTGTCTCGAAACGCTGAGCACACTTCCAGATGAGTCAGTTCAGTTGATTATCTGCGATCCTCCTTACAATATCTCGATAGCTGATTGGGATGCCTATGAAAACTACCAGAGTTGGGCTCTGGAATGGCTGACTGAGTCATGTCGAGTACTAAGGGAGTCGGGAAACTTAGTGATATTTGGTGGACTTCAATATCAAAGTGAATCAGGAACTGGTGATCTGCTTTCATTAGTATCAGAGATCAGACATAAGAATCTGTTTAATTTGGTTAACCTGATAATATGGAATTACCCAAACGGAATGAGTGCCCATCGTTTTTTTGCAAATCGCCATGAAGAAATCGTGTGGTTCGCCAAAAGCAAAAAGTACTATTTTGATCTCGACAGCGTCCGCGAGCCATACGATTCGAAAACAAAAACCATTTATCTAAGAGACAAACGACTACGACCTGAAAGTATAGAAAAAGGTCGAAATCCTACGAATGTGTGGAAGATCCCCAGACTCGGAGCTAATTCCAAAGAACGCGTTGGGCATCCAACTCAGAAACCAATTCCTCTAATTAACAGGCTTGTCACATCACTCTCATATGAGGGATCACTTGTTCTGGATTTCTTTGCCGGTAGTGGCGTTTCATCTCGAGTTTCTATGGCAAAGGGTCGGCACAGTATCTCGACAGATATCGATGCTTCGATAATAGTGTATTTTCAAAATCACTTGGAAAGATGGAAAGAGCGAGATCTGTTTAGCGATACCCAGATACCGACTCAGTTATTTGACGAATCTGGGTACCATGAGTTTCTTGAGTTAGTTTTTGATAGTATGTAA
- a CDS encoding phytanoyl-CoA dioxygenase family protein codes for MSLTDEERFRFDLTGFLVRPAILTADEVKDIREQIYLIKHDPESLPPEHRDVPGGPSSVLIDHPAVVDVIEEIISKDFRLENCSCVWRNKGEAHGELHGGGPRQIDPIFGYRVQRDQIYAGMVRVIFEFTDIRMEDQSTHFVVGSHKANFPMHPDHMSLEEGKRSQFLMTYACPAGSAVFFTENTCHAGPVWNRDEPRVTVLNAYSHLATHWHRLKTPPEVIAGLPREKQVYFREPWIADFRTNPATRNTAERFIGNDEPPVNADTKP; via the coding sequence ATGTCCCTAACCGACGAAGAACGCTTCCGATTCGACCTGACCGGGTTTCTGGTCCGGCCGGCTATACTCACCGCGGATGAGGTCAAGGATATCCGCGAACAGATCTACCTGATCAAGCACGACCCTGAATCGCTTCCGCCGGAACACCGCGACGTGCCGGGCGGGCCGTCGAGCGTGCTGATCGACCACCCCGCGGTCGTGGACGTGATCGAGGAGATCATCAGCAAGGATTTCCGCCTGGAGAACTGTTCCTGCGTGTGGCGCAACAAGGGGGAAGCTCACGGGGAACTGCACGGGGGTGGCCCCAGACAGATCGATCCCATCTTCGGCTACCGGGTGCAGCGTGATCAGATATACGCGGGCATGGTCCGGGTGATCTTCGAGTTTACGGATATACGCATGGAAGACCAGAGCACGCACTTCGTGGTGGGGAGCCACAAGGCCAACTTCCCCATGCATCCCGATCACATGTCCCTTGAGGAGGGCAAGCGGAGCCAGTTTCTAATGACCTATGCCTGTCCCGCGGGGAGCGCCGTGTTCTTCACCGAGAACACCTGTCACGCCGGTCCCGTGTGGAACCGGGACGAACCCCGGGTCACCGTCCTCAACGCCTATTCCCACCTGGCTACGCACTGGCACCGGCTCAAAACCCCGCCGGAAGTCATCGCGGGCCTTCCGCGCGAGAAGCAGGTCTACTTCCGTGAGCCGTGGATTGCCGATTTCAGGACGAATCCGGCCACGAGGAACACGGCGGAGCGGTTCATCGGCAATGACGAGCCGCCTGTCAACGCCGATACGAAGCCCTAG